The following is a genomic window from Malus sylvestris chromosome 12, drMalSylv7.2, whole genome shotgun sequence.
GTACATGTTGAAAAGAATGAGGATCATACCAGGGACATATTGAGTACATTAAACGTGTCAAGACTAAGATCAGAAAGACGACGAGTAGTATTGGAAGCAGCAGAAAGAGAATTTCAAAGGAGGGCACACACGAGAAATTGGATAGCCTTGAATTTGAGTAGAAAAGGCCGGTTGACAAATCCTGGTATTAAATGTTGGTACTCCCTGAATAATTTGATGTGAAGTCCAAGTTGAGAATAAACTTCTTGTTGCTGTGAAATAGTTTCTTTCGCTCAGTTGTATTTTTATATACTATAGTTTGTGCCGGAGGCTTGCTTGATCAAATTTTCTCTGAACCTTACCTGTTTTTGGTTTAATGGATATGTTTTGTTGTGTACTTCGCTGCTCAGTTACGTCATAATTAGTTTGATAGAATTTGTTAACAACAACCaaaccttatcccactaagtggagttggttgtatgaatcctagaacgttaCTGTTTGAATTTAGCAATCAAATCATAGAGAAGCTGGTAAGCTAGCCAAGCGAGGATTTTCGAAATGAATGGTCACAGAACCTCATGAGCGTTTTTTGATGTACCTGTTGATCTGTTGGGACTTTATGAACTGAGGAGCGCCTGGTGTTTGTCCTACTTGTAAAGCCCCATATTTGCAATTGCCCATTTAGCTtctgttgtgctaggataataccaaaccaattggaaccaactcaagctaacccacatgaaatatatcaaatgaaatgcaagaacaaaatattaaagacaccaagattttaacgaggttcctcaacaatcagtttaactggagtacgtcctcggagcagtaagagctcacccaataatttactatcaaccaaatgggaatttacaaagtgttggcaagctAACAACCCAAAggcccaatacacccaataactctcacacaccaaagaaaccaatagagagaaatataatgaataattttctCTCTATACAAAgttcaaagctattacaacaacaactaccttggtggatgattactaaccaaagagATGAGCTCTCTTTCAATGAGAGATGAGGCAGTCTTCTTTGTTCTGCTGCTCTGCTGCTCTCTCAAAGATGGGCTGCTAAAACAAATGGtgttctcttccttctctcacATTCGGCTGCACaccttcatccatccaaaagtacccaaaaacaaaaccaataatAAGGCTACTTGCTAGCCTTTACCTTTTTTtctacaaacatcatcatgaccctttttatcttttcaacaaacataatgATATTTTCTACctccttttgtttattttatttagccGAAAGTTGTTTTGTCATTTGGCCATTATCCAACAGCTTCCTTACTTATCCCTTCCACTTTTTGCCTGTGGCTCTTCCTCATGTTGCCTACTTCCTCCTGGACAAAAGCCATGGAGGCATCCTTTCAGTCTGCAGATAACGATCCTCATATTCAATTATCTCATCCGCCAACTTGTCCACATTTCACTGAAGCAGCGGATTTGGTTCTCATGGAAGCAATAGTTGCACTTCAGTATCAGCAAACAACTTCTTCTCCTCTTTGGGTTTAAACACATAAGGCACGTAATAATCAAGTCTCCTTAGGATACTGTCTTCGTCCGCCTTCTCCATTCGTTCCATCAAAGCAGCCCTATCAGTGAAGCCCAGGACAAATATTGAACGTGATCAGGAACGCCATCAATGAGATTATATGGAATCCAGTTCATACTCATCTGCTCCAGTGGGATGGTTCCTTCTGTAGTAGCCCGAATAGGGCAAAGCAGATTTCTTGGGACGGTGGGATAGGTGATACAACAGCCACCAAAGCAGGTGGAAACGAAAAATCAGATGTCGATGCAGGATCCAGTTGTACAAACAGATCAAGTTTATTAAACAAAGCTTTTGGTCGACGTTCCAATATGAACCAATAATCTATCCATATAATGCACAACCACAAGTCAGATAATGACCAGTATCTTATGAAGCTCTCAATTGGAAATCTGCTGTTCGATGTTTATGGCATTGCTGACACCCGTAGTGATCTCTTGTGGACACAATGTGAACCATGTGATACATGGCTACTATAAGCAGATTAATCCGAAGTTCAAACCGAAAAAGTCCTCAACATACAAACCTCGTGAAGTACGAGAGTGCCATACAAATAGCACAGGCAGATGTTCACCTCAACACTCTTGCAGTTACAGTTATGCGTTTGGATGCGGTTCGATGTCCCAGGGGGTATTGGCGAAAAAGGCAATTACCATAAATGTGAAACCCGTCCCAAAGTTTGTATATTGTCATTTTTACGGAATtatgaaattacatttttgCCTCTTACCCCCTTACCCTATCCGGATTCCCCTActatttttagattttttagtcattatttTATAACTcttcccctttctctctctctctcattgccATATGGCACCACCTCATCCCttttctctccttctctcttctttcccctaatctctctctcaactcactcacactctctctctcatcaaactctttctccttctccccGATCTAGACACACACCTTCACACCCTAAAAATCGAGAACACCACGACGGCGACAACACCCCCACCATCACCTCACCCAGTATTTTCTTTCCCTCCTCATCTGTGAAGCACAGAGAGCCCATGAAAACCCTCCGGCGAGCCCCGTGGCTTCCGAGCCAAAATCCGGCCAACTTCGGCCACTACTTAGGAAACCAAAGGTACCATTCTAACTTACACTCttttatcttcattttggtaGGCAGTTTGTAGGTTATGGTGGAGAAACGAGGTCGATTGGAGCTTGGGAAGCTCCGACTTCCTCCTTCGTGAATCCAGCCTGAGAACCGGGTTGTTTCGACCCAAACCCGAAAACCCAATTATTACTGACCCAAATCTTTGGGCCAAACTTTTAACCCAAACCCCATTTTAACATAGGCTTTAGGCCGTCCAACTCTGGCCTTAGGCCCATTAAACCCAAGCCTAATCCCCTTTCGaagcccaacccaaaacccaagtgACCCCAGGCCATTGGGCAGTGCAAGCTTGGGCCTTCAGCCTAAGGACAAGCCTAGAAACCTTTTAGGCCCAAGCCCAAACCCGGTCCAACCCAGAACCCAGGCCGTGCGTGGGCCTGCATATGGGTGTGAGTGAGGTCGTGCTCGTGCTGGATGAAGTGTTCTAAATGAAGAGTTCTATATGACTTCGGGCAATACTGATACCACTTTTTAGCACACTGtatacgatatatgttttacgaaggttttatggcatgctagggtttttggaaaacctattacatattatactattgagttttcataaaactttgggggttagtacgttgatgatAACTatttagtattatatatatatatatatatatatatatatatatatcaacttggtccactcacgtttgttttgcaccccctcaTGACATAGGAACGAGGCATACGATCTGAtctacgaggcattcccctatcAGTGATATCGCGTCATCCTTTCTGCTTGACATCATTGTAATAACACCTTCTGTTTGTATTTTGAATTagatgtatgctctgaacatgtcatgcattacCACTATCACTATCATTGTTGGCAGttgaatattattttataaggTTTATGTTGGAATATTACATTGTGTAGTTCGTGCGAAATTTACatgcatgtttcacatgttctcagcatatgcattcattaaatgacTTGCGTTACTCTTGGGTGTCGGCCAGTACGTGGCCATCCCGATATCCCCTGGACattgggatcggggcgtgtcaataAACCTACCTCAATCTTGGGAAAGTTAGTGAAGTAATTGGGACGGTGTGGTTACAACGCCTTTGAAGATGACAAGACTCCATATTTTGAAGAATGGGAGGATTGGTAGGAAGCTACCGATTCTTACCTAGAACTCTCGGGAAAAAACTGCCGACTTGAAATCGAGAGAATCAGTAGTTTCATACCGATCCTCCCATTCTTCCTTCCATAACACTAAATTTGGTGACGGTGTGGTTTCGACGCCTTTGGTTACCAAAGAAGACAAGACTCCATATTTTGTAAGCCCACAGGGGATTAGTGTGCCTTTTAGTTCTTCAGGCAATGTTTCAAAAGGCAACATGTTCATGGACACTGGCACGCCTCCAACCCTAATTCGCAAGATTTTTATGATTGTTTGGTGGCGGAAGTAAGAGGAGTCAGATTCCAATGACACCAATTGGAATTGATCCATGTTTGGGAACTCAGCTTTGCTCAAAGGGCAAGAATACTCTGAAAGGGCCAATACTGATTGTGCACTTTTGAGGGTGCTGATGTGAAGTTTAACACCAATACAAGCATTCATACCACCAAAAGATTATGTGATTCGtgtaggaagcactttaagtgttttgtCAGggttcacttgcatttttattaaaaatagatttaaaaaacattttcattaaaagcgctttcaaccattttaaaatttctttcgAAATGAGCCGAGATTTTTTACTTTGCAATGCAAAGTTTTCCTTGGGATCATGGTATTAATGGAAACTTTGCTCAGTCCAATTTCTTGATTGTTTATGACCTAGAGAAAAATGGTGGCATTTTTTAAGCCAACTGACTTCCTTAAGATTAACATAGAAGTTACATTACATAACAATAAAGGTTCTTTGGACCATGATTGTTATCAGTCTTGTATTTCACGTTTTGTTTagttttcttaaatttttaagTTGGGCGTAGTCAAGGAGAAATTCTTGGATTTGGTCCCTTGTGCCACGTCAGTGGTCCATCCCTTCTCAAAAAAGAGGGAAATCCTCGTATTTGGTAACACCCAACCCTACACATTTCACCCACCTCTTCAAGTCTACCGCCCTATACAGGCATCTGCACACAAGAATCTCTCGTACTAATACGAGCCCTGCAAAAGAGAACTGGGATACGAGCCAACATGTGCTAACAGGCCCTACAAATTTAGGACTGCACCAAGGCTTGTTGCTCCCTTTTGGCACGGCAAAATCTCAAAGTGTATAACCAGTGATACAAACACCATGATATCACCGTCAACGTTGAAAATTATTGGTGTTAATAACATTCATATTATGACAGGATATCCATATAACTTCCACGAAATACACTATATAATTACCGAACTAACTAACAAAAACTACATAAATAATCACAAAGCAATAATTCCTTTGCACAAACGAGGGACGTACTCAGATTGTATAGCAGCAGCAACTAATCTCCAAGCAGTGACACAATCTAGATGGGGGCCGCACAAGTCGTCCTAAAGTGGCCGGTTTGATTGCACCGACTACAATGCACCACTCGCTTCACACGGCCACGGTCTTCTGCTCGGACACGCTTCTTTCTCGGCCGTCCTGGTGGGCGGAGGGACTTAGGTGGATTGATTAGAACATCAACAATCATGCTCCCATTTGGATCTCCCTCGGATAACTCCTTCCAGAGGGACTTGTCTGGAATAGGATGTATTGTTTGTGAGTATGTCTTCCGATAGGTGGTGACTGTGAAGCAGCTCTCTGTAAATCGGTTGACTTGCTGCCTGCACGATTTAAGTGCTGCAACGGCATGTGCACATGGCAAACCATAAAGCTGCCAGGCCCGACAAAGGCAGCAACGGTTTCGAATGTCCACTATGTTCGTCCCTTCATGGGATATAACTTCAAATTCAGCCTCATTAGCACGAAGGACCTGATAAGTGCGTGCACGCTCTTCAGCGTCCAAAACACGTCTCTCTGCACTGGGCACAAGAATCGATGTCCACTGCATACTGATCTCTCGACGCTCATTGAACCAAGTCATCAGCTGCCTTCTGACGTATTCCATCATCTGAATGATTGGAAGCCCCGACGCCTCCAATATCCAAGCATTTAGAGATTCAACTACGTTAGCTGTCAAATGCCCAAATCTTGTTCCCTCAAAATAAGCAGTAGCCCACAAGCGAGGTGGAATTCGCCGAATCCAATATGCAGCATCTTGTGATATCTCTTCAATCTCCAAAATTTTTGCTTCAAATTCTATAACAGTGAGAACTTGAGCAGCCTCCCATAAAAGATTAACAAGCATTGTATTGTTAAACTCTTTGCGGAAGCTATCACTCAAGTGACGCATGCAAAATCCATGAAAAGCAGTGGGAAAGTTTGCTTCAACTCCATCTACAATGCCCTTCTGCCTGTCTGACAAAATTGTAAGCCTAGGCATATTTTCTGTATTAATCTCAAGCAGATTATGAAGTTCAGAAAGAAACCACATCCAGTTATCATCATTCTCCTCATCAACAACCCCAAATGCCAGAGGAAAGAGAGCACCATCACCATCAAAACCGGtcgcaagaagcaaagttcccaGATACTTACTTTTCAAATATGTCCTATCAAGTCCAAGGAGGGGCCGACAAGCATTCAGGAAACCATAAATTGATGCCTGATATGATATGAAGAGGCGTTGGAAGCTGTTATCATCCACGCATGCATAGACGGATGCAATACTCCCTGGGTTTGTCCGTTTAAGCTGTTCACAATATTGTGGAAGCAAGCGATACCCTTCTTCAAAGGAACCACGCATTGCAGCCATGATACGCTCCTTGCCTCGCCAAGCTTGCTTGTATGATAAGGTGATACCATGAACTCGGTGAATCTCCTCCAGTATCTCCTTTGGCTTGTAATTAGGGTTCTCTCTAAGCCGTTGCTCCACAGAATTTGCAACCCATTGAACTGAGGCTTGCTGATGGCCAAGATGAGAAATTCCTCCACATGTATGATTATCAATGATGGTCCTGATTGTGAAAGTTGGAACTCCAGGAAGCTTTGCAGCATGAATACGCCATGGGCATCCCTCAGTGGCACATTTGGCAGTGAAGCGAGTCTTGTCAGATTTAATAGTCTGCATTTCAAAGTGTAAAGCAATAGCAGTATCCCTTAGTGCCCTCCGGCAGCTCTTGACATCAGGGAACTCTTGCCCCACTGACAATTCATAATTGGGATTTACATGCGCCGTACGGGCCTGAATCACAGGACTGGGGCTGAGTGCAAAATCAGATTCCTGGATACTCAAACCATGGGCAGATTCTATCcccatttcattattttgaaCCATAGACAGTTCCATATTTTCATCAAGTTCTTGGCCCTCTGAGACGGCCAGTTCATTGTTCTCTAAGACCATACTATGGTTCTGAGTAGGAAGAGCCATTTCATGGTCATCATGATTAGGTTTCTGATCCACACCTAACTCGTTATCATGCCCATAGCTGTGACCATCATCCCCTTCTTGGTCATGGCTCTGTCCTAAACCCAATTCATGATCAGCATGCCCTAAACCCACGTCATGGTCATGGGCCTGTCCCAAACCCAAATGATGCTCACTAGACTGTCCCAATTGAAAATCATGATTTTGCCCAAGTCCTATGTTATGATTGTGGCCCAGTACTTGCTGATTCTGCCCAAGCGCTAAATTGTGACTTTGCCCAAGCATCAAATCGTGGTTAGCCATCAAAGAAGTCAAACCCGCTGTATTAGGTATAACAAAGACAGCAATAGCTCCACAGTCTCCCAAAGAAACAACCAATTTATAGTTGGAAGCACTGCCTTTCAAACTGTACTAAAGCATGTCTACAAATCAATATAACTACGGTCAGTAAAGATTCACATGCCTCTATCACATCAAGCATCAACTCTGAATCTGCACACATCTCCATACACAAGAaaataatacaataaatatggaaaatatgaaaaacacaCTTAGCAAGACAAACAGTCAGCAATTTCAACGCATTCTTTCACTTCTCAAATCTGCATGCCTCCAAAGCAAGTAACAGCTACAAACAAATGCCTAAACCGTGATCAGAAGCAATGCAATTGAAAAGACAAAGAAAGTAGAAGAAATTTATACGTCGGTGCACCAATTTGTCATAATAATAccataaaatatatatacacacaaccCAAGCCAGATTCATGAACACAACATACCAGACTGAACAACCCACCTTTCAGATGCTTATACCAAATTTACATCAAACCAAAAATTGCCACGACATTTTACCCCGACACATTTAAAACATACAACCGTGGCTATTGGAGATCTAAACCAGTCAGACAAACCAAGTATCTCCTCTGCTTCTGCTGAGAAcagtataaaaacaaatgaaatcgAAAAGTCTAACTAAGCCTTTCACATTCTAGATCTCTTACAGCACAAGCGTCACTCGGGTATCTCACCTATGCCCTGGACATTATATAAACCAAGCTTGCATTCTTCAAACCGAAACATAAAATAATCAAAAAATCTATAATTGAACTCCCCTCCCCCTTGCTTTGAAACATTTTCCCAGCCACAGAATCAACATATTTATCTCATTCACAAATCACAGAACAGTAACTCTTACTTCATACAAGAACAGTAACCACAGAATCAACATATTTATCTCATTCACAAATCATCATGGACAGTGAAGCCAAAGCAATAATCTTTCAACCAGACCAATCGTTAATCCCAAATTAACAGCAAAACAAGCtaatttaacacaaaataaCACAACCATTAAAATGCCACTCAAGAAATAAACGATCATATTCATTAAACTTTCAAATATTAATCAACtttcaaaaaattgaaataaactcCAAACAACACAGACCCATCAAAGAAAACCCACAAAATAAAAGCTCTCAACAGTGTAAATCAAGCAAAAAGGTACCTGAAATTATCCAAACCCTAGCTCCAGCCAATTAAATTCACAAGCTCATCTTCAAAATCGATCAAATCGATCAAATCAACAGAAAGACGAACTGGGTTTTACTCAAAACACCAAGAATCGAAATCCCGAAGCTGCAGAAGGCGGATCGAGCTCGAAAGTGGAGGTCTTGGAATTGCAGGAAGAAGAGAAACAGAGGGTGCAGAAGAAAAAAGGGGCAAAAAACAACGACAATTTGAAAAGACGGAGTGGAAGGAAATTGGCGGGTAAATTGTGGAGAAAATCGTGAAGGGCAagaaggagaggaagagagattgGGAATTACAGGGGCAGAAGAGGCAGTGTATGTTTAGGGTTGAGAAGGGAAATACAGGTATGAGGGCTTTGAGAAAAAAAGGGGGTATTTAGGTCAAAGAAATTGGGAATGGTTTTTTCGAATTCCTGTTTTGCCCTACTTGGTTTAGATTGGCTTTGCCTTACCCGGAATGGCAAAAGGAacacacaaaagaaaaataaagagctCGTCTGAATGTAATTtgaaaatgactgaaagtgcttttagaaaaaaTCTTTTTAGGTTTTA
Proteins encoded in this region:
- the LOC126594265 gene encoding uncharacterized protein LOC126594265: MANHDLMLGQSHNLALGQNQQVLGHNHNIGLGQNHDFQLGQSSEHHLGLGQAHDHDVGLGHADHELGLGQSHDQEGDDGHSYGHDNELGVDQKPNHDDHEMALPTQNHSMVLENNELAVSEGQELDENMELSMVQNNEMGIESAHGLSIQESDFALSPSPVIQARTAHVNPNYELSVGQEFPDVKSCRRALRDTAIALHFEMQTIKSDKTRFTAKCATEGCPWRIHAAKLPGVPTFTIRTIIDNHTCGGISHLGHQQASVQWVANSVEQRLRENPNYKPKEILEEIHRVHGITLSYKQAWRGKERIMAAMRGSFEEGYRLLPQYCEQLKRTNPGSIASVYACVDDNSFQRLFISYQASIYGFLNACRPLLGLDRTYLKSKYLGTLLLATGFDGDGALFPLAFGVVDEENDDNWMWFLSELHNLLEINTENMPRLTILSDRQKGIVDGVEANFPTAFHGFCMRHLSDSFRKEFNNTMLVNLLWEAAQVLTVIEFEAKILEIEEISQDAAYWIRRIPPRLWATAYFEGTRFGHLTANVVESLNAWILEASGLPIIQMMEYVRRQLMTWFNERREISMQWTSILVPSAERRVLDAEERARTYQVLRANEAEFEVISHEGTNIVDIRNRCCLCRAWQLYGLPCAHAVAALKSCRQQVNRFTESCFTVTTYRKTYSQTIHPIPDKSLWKELSEGDPNGSMIVDVLINPPKSLRPPGRPRKKRVRAEDRGRVKRVVHCSRCNQTGHFRTTCAAPI